One Saccharomyces eubayanus strain FM1318 chromosome VIII, whole genome shotgun sequence genomic window carries:
- the ADE2 gene encoding phosphoribosylaminoimidazole carboxylase ADE2 produces MDSRTVGILGGGQLGRMIVEAANRLNVKTVILDAENSPAKQITNSTEHVNGSFSNPLDIEKIAEKCDVLTIEIEHVDVPTLKNLQVKYPKLKIYPSPETIELIQDKYVQKEHLIKNSIAVTKSIPVEQPSEASLLKVGSELGFPFVLKSRTLAYDGRGNFVVKNKEMIPEALEVLKNRPLYAEKWAPFTKELAVMIVRSVNGLVFSYPIVETIHKDNICDLCYAPARVPDSIQLKAKLLAENAIKSFPGCGIFGVEMFYLETGELLINEIAPRPHNSGHYTIDACVTSQFEAHIRSVLDLPMPKNFTSFSTISTNAIMLNVLGDKQTKDKELETCKRALATPGSSVYLYGKESKPNRKVGHINIIASSMDECEERLNYITGRTNIPIKISVAQKLDLEAMAKPLVGIIMGSDSDLPVMSAACAVLKDFDVPFEVTIVSAHRTPHRMAEYAISASKRGIKTIIAGAGGAAHLPGMVAAMTPLPVIGVPVKGSCLDGVDSLHSIVQMPRGVPVATVAINNSTNAALLAIRLLGAYDSSYTTKMEQFLLKQEEEVLLKAKKLETIGYEAYLGNK; encoded by the coding sequence aTGGATTCTAGAACTGTCGGTATATTAGGTGGTGGACAATTGGGTCGTATGATTGTTGAAGCAGCTAACAGGCTCAACGTCAAAACGGTCATATTGGATGCTGAAAATTCTCCAGCCAAACAGATAACCAATTCCACCGAGCATGTTAACGGTTCTTTTTCGAATCCTCTTGATATCGAAAAGATAGCCGAAAAATGTGACGTGTTGACTATTGAGATTGAGCATGTAGATGTTCCTACATTGAAGAATCTGCAAGTCAAATACccaaaattgaagatttaTCCTTCTCCAGAGACTATTGAGTTGATTCAAGACAAGTACGTCCAAAAGGAACATTTAATTAAGAATAGTATTGCCGTCACCAAAAGCATTCCTGTGGAACAACCTAGTGAAGCGTCACTGTTAAAAGTTGGTAGTGAATTGGGCTTCCCATTTGTTCTCAAGTCTAGAACTTTGGCATACGATGGGAGAGGTAACTTTGTTgtgaaaaataaggaaatGATCCCGGAAGCTTTGGaagtattgaaaaatcgTCCCTTGTATGCTGAAAAATGGGCTCCATTTACTAAAGAACTAGCCGTCATGATTGTAAGATCAGTCAACGGCTTGGTATTTTCCTATCCTATTGTAGAAACTATCCATAAGGACAACATATGTGACTTATGCTATGCACCAGCTAGAGTTCCAGACTCTATTCAACTTAAGGCAAAATTATTAGCCGAAAACGCAATTAAGTCCTTTCCAGGTTGCGGTATATTTGGTGTGGAGATGTTCTATTTGGAAACTGGGGAATTGCTAATCAACGAAATCGCACCAAGGCCCCACAATTCTGGTCATTATACCATCGACGCTTGTGTAACTTCTCAATTCGAAGCTCATATAAGATCTGTCTTAGATCTGCCAAtgccaaaaaattttacatCTTTTTCAACTATTTCAACTAACGCCATTATGTTGAATGTTCTCGGAGATAAACAAACGAAGGATAAAGAACTGGAAACTTGCAAAAGAGCATTGGCTACTCCAGGCTCCTCAGTATATCTGTATGGTAAAGAGTCAAAGCCTAACAGAAAAGTAGGTCACATAAACATTATAGCTTCAAGTATGGATGAATGTGAAGAAAGGCTGAATTATATTACCGGTAGAACTAACATCCCAATCAAAATATCTGTTGCTCAGAAGTTAGACTTAGAAGCAATGGCTAAACCATTGGTTGGTATCATAATGGGGTCTGATTCAGACTTACCAGTAATGTCTGCTGCCTGTGCGGTTTTGAAAGACTTTGACGTTCCATTTGAAGTCACTATAGTCTCTGCCCATAGAACTCCACACAGAATGGCAGAATATGCCATCTCTGCTAGTAAGCGTGGTATCAAGACAATAATCGCCGGTGCCGGTGGTGCAGCTCATTTGCCAGGTATGGTGGCAGCAATGACACCACTACCTGTCATCGGTGTACCCGTAAAGGGTTCCTGTCTAGACGGTGTGGATTCGTTACATTCAATCGTACAAATGCCTAGAGGTGTTCCAGTAGCCACCGTTGCTATCAACAACAGTACAAATGCCGCATTGTTGGCCATCAGACTGCTTGGTGCTTATGATTCAAGTTACACAACGAAAATGGAACAATTTCTATTAAAGCAAGAGGAGGAAGTCCTTCTTAAAGCGAAGAAATTAGAAACCATAGGTTACGAAGCTTATTTAGGAAACAAATAA